AGTTTGATGTTGTTGTAAAGACCTGTTGTAATCTTGTTAGGTCCTGTAATGTCTCTCTCTCATATTAAAAGGGTAGCTGATCTCTTTGCAAACGATGCTTCTGGTGATGTTTGTTCTTAATGAAcccttgtaaaaaaaaatattgccaATTACCCATCATGTAAAACTGATTTCCTGGAATATCTAAAatgatctctctctctctctctctctccaaatTAAGGTTAGGGTTAGGGATAGAAAAGTAGAAAAAGTATGTAAATATAAACGATCTCATTCAAATTCTTTTATTATCCATGATCCCGATCTCTAGAGACACTTGCACCAAAAAAAAGGAGGAGGACCAACTGGTAATTAATGAAGCCAATGGAACCAAATATAAAATGAAGCAAGTTGATGATTGATTTACATAGGATAACACTAATAAATTAAGCAAGACTGAAGGAAGTAGCTGCATTCTCAACAAACTTTTTAGCACCTTTGAACCACCTCTTATCTCCAGCTTGTGCTTTGCATATGTAAAGTTTTCCATCTTTCACAGCTGCTGTAATTATCTGGTGTTTCCCTCCTTCATCTCCGTCAGCTGTTCTTGTTAACACCGACACAAAATAGTATTGTTTTCCGTCAATCACAGGTGTCGCTGTTTCCAATATGTTTGCTGTTGCCACCGCTCCTGAATCAAATCCTCCCTGCACCCATCTTTATTAATTaattccatttctctctctcttttttctcaattattcattctagATCAAAATCGTTACCTCTGAATCGGTTTTCCCAAAATACGCCGATTTCCCTAGCAAGAAATCCACCTGCAATTATCCaatcaattttgtttttttcagcTGACCACTCTCTTAATTAGCACACAAAAAGAGAGTAGAAAATGAGTCTTCGATAGTACCTTAGAAAGGAATTCCTCAGGGGAGCCATAGTCGGTGACAGATTTCTTATCAGTTGGAGTGACCATAACAGAAAGATTGCTGGTAGTATCGAAATTGTCTTCAAATCTAAGAACTTGACCAGGAAACTCAACCTCCTTGCTTGGGTTCCATTTAGCTGGTACTAACAATTTGAATCCATCTCCATTGTACGACACGAATTCTGTGCTTTTTGGCTTCCCAAATACATTTGCTGCACTTGAAAGATAAAGCCTCACCTTTCCATTCATATATTATAATATGAGGAAAGATTAAAAGAATTGAAAGGAAAGATATAATTACCAGCTTCACCGTAGGCAGCATCAGCAGGTGAAACCTTAGAACCAACGGCAGCAGTGCCAATAAGAACAGTGAGAGCGAATCGGCGAGAGAGAAGAGCAGTGTCGTCCTCCTGCTTGGCGGTGGCACGGCAGATGAAGTGGCCAGATTTGGTGGCGGTGGTTCGGTGTGACGAAGAAGATAATCTGTTAGGAGTTGTAAGTGCATTTGGGTGCAAGAAGCAGGAGGTTGAAGATGCCATTTTGTTGTGTTGATTCGGTTAATTGAGCTTATGGAGAGAAAGAAATATGAGGTTTGTATGTGAAGGGAAATTGCTGATTTGGATATTGGATGGATTAGATTTTTGGATGTCGGATAAGGTTCTACTGGTTCTCCCTCTGCCCACCTGGCACCCACAACCCTTTCATACCTTTAACTTTATAAGTTTGTAgagtaagaaaaagaaaacatctTGATCCTCTAGAAAGCAAGATGTTTAACTCAGGGAGTCGTTAGCTcaaaaagaatttttttatttctaacattCCCAAATAGTTTTTAACATGTATGATTgtgattatatataaaaaaaactgtaAAAGTCATATTTCAAAACTCTAAAAATATTGTttcaaagaaaatataaaaatataatttcaaatatactcaTGAAATTAATTGTATTAAATATTCACAATTCACCAATCTAACAAGTAAGAGTTTAATATAACGTAAAGTAAAAGATAATGAATtaaatgtatccaaataaaagatcacaTTCTTAATGTACTAAAAAATGAAAGCTCAAAAATCTCGGGATGCTTTTTACCGTTTATAAATACCTGTACATattctcaatttttttaaaaaaaattttacactaaagaagaaagaaaaatccccaccagacctggatgtgattcgaacccatgacctcccaaggcataggtaagctctcaaccactaggctaagagcttcaccaccaTATTCTCAATTTACTAAGAGAAATTTTACTGTGGATCGAGATCAATAATGGTTCCTCCACTCAGATAATAACACACAAACATTTGAATTGACTTTTCATCTAAAAAGACGGGATCAGTACTCGTCTCAGCTCATTGTAGATATTTTCATTTACTAGAGAGAAGGTCTATttttgcaatatatatatattaaattggTACACTTTCAATTCTAGAGGTGGAAAAATGTGGGTTGAAACCCATCCacttaaaacaaaaaatttactTTCTTTATAGCTCCTATTATAAATTGACCATAAAATCTTTCAATGGtgtcttttattaatataaaagtcTAAATTACCATTGAtcaaagtttttaatttttaagtaaTCTAATAACTAGTATTTCACGGTGTAAGCGGTGCAAAAAGTAACTTCGCTCAATGAGATTCACACTCCAGAAAAAACTTTAGTATATTACGACCGACATTCGAGATCGGCCGTTTTCTAATATATTGTGTATGGTTCACTTTTAGCGGGACGAACGTCTGTTTCTGAAGAATAATGAGAGTCATCACCTGgtatttccattatttatgaGGAATAACCGGTATAATAGACGCCACAATGAGAATGTCATACCTTTAGAGAGTAAGTTTATGGACTTTCTATCTACTTTATTTTAATTCATAATGTAGATGTGGGACAACTGTGGACCTTCGGTGCCGAATGTCTTTCCTGTTGTGTCGGATGCCTTCTTTGTGCAGGGAGAGATCTCTAGGAACACTCTGACGTCCAAGTTAGTTTGAGTATAGAGaagtaagagagagagagagagagagagtcaactatgagagagagagagagatcagATCTCTTATTGGTGGTTGGGTGCCTCTTTATAGACAGTGGGCTTCAAGCCCATATGGAGTTGAGATGGGCTGGTTTTGGTCCATATCCCTTATCAAGTAGCCCCCCAAAACAAATAGGTTGCCCAACTGTCGGACGAACCAT
The DNA window shown above is from Euphorbia lathyris chromosome 1, ddEupLath1.1, whole genome shotgun sequence and carries:
- the LOC136203756 gene encoding oxygen-evolving enhancer protein 2, chloroplastic-like; its protein translation is MASSTSCFLHPNALTTPNRLSSSSHRTTATKSGHFICRATAKQEDDTALLSRRFALTVLIGTAAVGSKVSPADAAYGEAANVFGKPKSTEFVSYNGDGFKLLVPAKWNPSKEVEFPGQVLRFEDNFDTTSNLSVMVTPTDKKSVTDYGSPEEFLSKVDFLLGKSAYFGKTDSEGGFDSGAVATANILETATPVIDGKQYYFVSVLTRTADGDEGGKHQIITAAVKDGKLYICKAQAGDKRWFKGAKKFVENAATSFSLA